A window of Tautonia plasticadhaerens contains these coding sequences:
- the brxL gene encoding protease Lon-related BREX system protein BrxL, with protein sequence MTSDADDRAIGPDLDDLLTRHFPGKVVRKDLTKLVKEGANVPVYVLEYLLGSYCASSDEAVIEDGLRTVKRVLSENYVRPDEAEKVKSLIRERGSLKVIDKVTVALNERRDVYEALLSNLGVKGIEVGSGYVKQFEKLLVGGIWCIATLEYFYEEDQKGSPFLLRDLKPIQMPNMDMEELFEARRAFTEGQWIDALLRSTGMEPANFDERVKWHLLARMVPLIENNYNLCELGPRGTGKSHIYKEISPNSILVSGGQTTVANLFYNMARRSVGLVGLWDVVAFDEVAGISFKDKDGVQIMKDYMASGSFARGRDSINAYASMVFVGNVNQPVDTLVKTSHLFAPFPEAMIDSAFFDRFHAYVPGWEIPKMRPEFFTDRYGLIVDYLAEFLREMRKRNFGDAISRHFRLGRDLNQRDTIAVRHTASGLLKLLYPHEEYDKEAVRRCLEYALEARRRVKEQLKKIGGMEFYDVHFSYTDQETLEERFIGVPEQGGGSLIPDGPLSPGVMHTVATGSAGHLGLYRIETQVTAGGGSLKTSGLGSSTGAKEAIKVGFDYFRANAGRISASIKAGDHDYHLHVVELHNTGATTAMTLAAFVALCSGVLGRPLQPQMVVLGSMSLGGSIVPVENLAESLQVAFDAGAKRVLLPMASVRDIPTIPGELFAKFQTGFYSDPSDAVFKALGVQ encoded by the coding sequence ATGACTTCTGACGCCGACGACAGGGCGATCGGCCCCGACCTGGACGACCTGCTTACCCGGCACTTCCCGGGCAAGGTCGTCCGCAAGGACCTGACCAAGCTGGTCAAGGAGGGGGCCAACGTCCCCGTCTACGTCCTGGAGTACCTGCTCGGGTCGTATTGCGCCTCCAGCGACGAGGCGGTGATCGAGGACGGGCTCAGGACGGTCAAGCGGGTCCTGTCCGAGAACTACGTCCGGCCCGACGAGGCCGAGAAGGTCAAGTCGCTGATCCGGGAGCGGGGCAGCCTGAAGGTCATCGACAAGGTGACCGTGGCGCTCAACGAGCGTCGGGACGTGTACGAGGCCCTGCTGAGCAACCTGGGCGTCAAGGGGATCGAGGTCGGCAGCGGCTACGTCAAGCAGTTCGAGAAGCTGCTGGTCGGCGGAATCTGGTGCATCGCCACGCTGGAGTACTTCTACGAGGAGGACCAGAAGGGCTCGCCGTTCCTGCTGCGTGACCTGAAGCCGATCCAGATGCCGAACATGGACATGGAGGAGTTGTTCGAGGCAAGGCGGGCCTTCACCGAGGGCCAGTGGATCGACGCGCTGCTCCGGTCGACCGGGATGGAGCCGGCGAACTTCGACGAGCGGGTGAAGTGGCACCTGCTGGCCCGGATGGTCCCGCTGATCGAGAACAACTACAACCTCTGCGAACTCGGCCCCCGGGGCACGGGCAAGAGCCACATCTACAAGGAGATCAGCCCGAACAGCATCCTGGTCTCCGGCGGGCAGACGACGGTGGCGAACCTGTTCTACAACATGGCCCGGCGCTCGGTGGGGCTGGTCGGCCTGTGGGACGTGGTGGCCTTCGACGAGGTGGCGGGCATCTCGTTCAAGGACAAGGACGGCGTGCAGATCATGAAGGACTACATGGCGTCGGGCTCCTTCGCCCGGGGCCGGGACTCGATCAACGCCTACGCCTCGATGGTCTTCGTCGGCAACGTCAACCAGCCGGTGGACACGCTGGTCAAGACCAGCCACCTGTTCGCCCCGTTCCCCGAGGCGATGATCGACTCGGCGTTCTTCGACCGCTTCCACGCCTACGTGCCGGGCTGGGAAATCCCCAAGATGCGGCCCGAGTTCTTCACGGACCGCTACGGGCTGATCGTCGACTACCTGGCCGAGTTCCTGCGGGAGATGCGGAAGCGGAACTTCGGCGATGCGATCAGCCGGCACTTCCGGCTGGGCCGGGACCTGAACCAGCGGGACACGATCGCCGTCCGGCACACCGCCTCGGGCCTCCTGAAGCTGCTCTACCCGCACGAGGAGTACGACAAGGAGGCGGTCCGGCGCTGCCTGGAATACGCCCTGGAGGCCCGGAGGCGGGTCAAGGAGCAACTCAAGAAGATCGGCGGCATGGAGTTCTACGATGTCCACTTCAGCTACACCGACCAGGAGACGCTGGAGGAGCGGTTCATCGGCGTCCCCGAGCAGGGCGGCGGCTCGCTGATCCCCGACGGCCCGCTGAGCCCCGGGGTCATGCACACGGTCGCCACGGGGAGCGCCGGCCACCTGGGTCTGTACCGGATCGAGACGCAGGTGACGGCGGGGGGCGGGTCGCTGAAGACCTCGGGGCTGGGCTCCAGCACGGGGGCGAAGGAGGCGATCAAGGTCGGCTTCGACTACTTCAGGGCGAACGCCGGGCGGATCAGCGCCTCGATCAAGGCGGGTGATCACGACTACCACCTGCACGTCGTCGAGTTGCACAACACCGGGGCGACGACGGCGATGACGCTGGCGGCCTTCGTCGCCCTCTGCTCCGGGGTGCTGGGCAGGCCGCTCCAGCCGCAGATGGTCGTCCTGGGCAGCATGAGCCTCGGTGGCAGCATCGTGCCGGTCGAGAACCTCGCCGAGTCGTTGCAGGTGGCCTTCGACGCCGGTGCAAAGCGGGTGCTGCTGCCGATGGCCAGCGTGCGGGACATCCCGACGATCCCCGGCGAGCTATTCGCCAAGTTCCAGACCGGCTTCTACTCGGACCCGTCCGATGCGGTCTTCAAGGCGTTGGGCGTGCAGTGA
- a CDS encoding class I SAM-dependent methyltransferase translates to MGLYARHIFPRLCDRAMRRPDMARLRGEVLVGVGGDVLEIGFGTGLNLAYYPEHVRRITAVDPNPGMTGLARRRIAGAGIEVDLRALGGEALPFEDETFDCVVSTWTLCSIAEVGRALGEVYRVLRPGGRFLFLEHGLGDDPGVRRWQRRLTPIQRRLADGCRLDLDVEAVVRGQPFGHVEVDRFLLERTPRLLGSMYRGVATR, encoded by the coding sequence ATGGGGCTCTACGCCCGCCACATCTTCCCCCGCCTCTGCGACCGGGCGATGCGGCGCCCCGACATGGCGCGGCTCCGGGGCGAGGTCCTGGTCGGCGTGGGCGGGGACGTTCTGGAGATCGGCTTCGGCACGGGCCTGAACCTGGCGTACTACCCCGAGCACGTCCGGCGGATCACCGCCGTCGATCCCAACCCCGGCATGACCGGGCTCGCCCGGCGGCGGATCGCCGGAGCCGGCATCGAGGTGGACCTGCGGGCGCTCGGCGGCGAGGCGTTGCCGTTCGAGGACGAGACATTTGACTGCGTGGTGAGCACCTGGACGCTGTGCAGCATCGCCGAGGTCGGGCGGGCGCTGGGCGAGGTCTACCGGGTACTCCGGCCCGGGGGCCGGTTCCTCTTCCTGGAGCACGGCCTGGGCGACGACCCCGGCGTCCGGCGCTGGCAGCGGCGGCTGACCCCCATCCAGCGGCGGTTGGCCGACGGCTGCCGCCTGGACCTGGATGTCGAGGCTGTGGTCCGGGGCCAGCCCTTCGGGCACGTCGAGGTGGACCGGTTCCTGCTGGAGCGGACACCCAGGCTGCTCGGCTCGATGTACCGGGGCGTGGCGACGAGGTGA
- a CDS encoding PcfJ domain-containing protein, producing the protein MGKTKPRRKSSWDRAPARRAAAEGVLRQAKRLLNDPEAALRMLEEGRAVHMPLRSEAGIVAGLFGAIRRGDFDRSPARPDAEALRDLLAFCRRETDLLADQEASRYAAALLALSARRRDWLRPLGRWRARSHNALRQFRSLLRHLTAAYEVPHFLDSAWTAGLTPDAVVQQGWYLHVARGKNIRTAEGLPFPLTKKQAHHFLQAPDDLDISSAFRWAVVRDLGGDERLVRSILATPIGTDFGAEGFWREVLRFFVAHPGLDPVHHGPIIDYLRHQKFPPTSPERPGQPAPSPPRPNLSMRGRTPESLLRAAGDWHRSLAQDRSITASSWGPSGIPPFACDDGEGEDIRRFEVVELLTAEDLREEGRAMRHCVGSYAGACATGRSSIWSLRERVEPGRLARRATIEVGNERREVVQVRRRLNRWPTDREVSILARWGDAGGPRLSDRLVI; encoded by the coding sequence ATGGGGAAAACCAAGCCGAGGCGAAAGTCATCCTGGGACCGGGCCCCCGCCCGCAGGGCCGCCGCCGAGGGCGTCCTCCGGCAGGCCAAGCGGCTGCTCAACGACCCGGAGGCGGCCCTCCGGATGCTCGAAGAGGGCCGGGCCGTCCACATGCCGCTCCGCTCCGAGGCGGGCATCGTCGCCGGCCTCTTCGGGGCGATCCGCCGGGGCGACTTCGACCGCTCCCCGGCCCGGCCGGACGCCGAGGCCCTCCGGGACCTGCTGGCATTCTGCCGGCGGGAGACCGACCTGCTGGCCGACCAGGAGGCGTCCCGCTACGCCGCCGCGCTGCTCGCCCTGTCCGCTCGCCGTCGGGACTGGCTGCGGCCCCTCGGGCGGTGGCGGGCACGCAGCCACAACGCCCTGCGGCAGTTCCGCTCGCTGCTCCGGCACCTGACGGCGGCCTATGAGGTCCCGCACTTCCTCGACTCCGCCTGGACGGCCGGGCTGACCCCCGATGCGGTCGTCCAGCAGGGCTGGTATCTGCACGTCGCCCGGGGAAAGAACATCCGGACGGCCGAGGGCCTGCCCTTCCCCCTGACGAAGAAGCAGGCCCACCACTTCCTCCAAGCCCCCGACGACCTGGACATCTCCTCGGCCTTCCGCTGGGCGGTGGTCCGGGACCTCGGCGGCGACGAGCGGCTGGTCCGCTCGATCCTGGCCACGCCGATCGGGACGGACTTCGGCGCCGAGGGGTTCTGGCGGGAGGTCTTGCGGTTCTTCGTCGCCCATCCCGGCCTCGACCCGGTTCACCACGGCCCGATCATCGACTACCTCCGGCACCAGAAGTTCCCGCCCACGAGCCCCGAACGACCGGGGCAGCCGGCCCCATCGCCGCCCAGGCCGAACCTCAGCATGAGGGGGAGGACGCCCGAGTCCCTGCTGCGGGCCGCCGGCGACTGGCACCGGTCGCTCGCCCAAGACCGGAGCATCACGGCCTCGTCCTGGGGGCCGTCCGGCATCCCGCCCTTTGCCTGCGACGACGGCGAGGGCGAGGACATCAGACGGTTCGAGGTCGTCGAACTGCTCACCGCCGAGGACCTGCGGGAGGAGGGCCGGGCGATGCGCCACTGCGTCGGGTCCTATGCCGGGGCCTGCGCCACGGGGAGGTCCTCGATCTGGTCGCTGCGGGAGCGGGTCGAGCCGGGGCGGCTGGCCCGCCGGGCGACGATCGAGGTCGGCAACGAGCGTCGGGAGGTCGTCCAGGTGCGGAGGCGCCTCAACCGGTGGCCGACCGATCGGGAGGTGTCGATCCTGGCCCGGTGGGGGGATGCGGGCGGTCCCAGGCTCTCGGACCGGCTGGTTATCTGA